A window from Chiloscyllium punctatum isolate Juve2018m chromosome 3, sChiPun1.3, whole genome shotgun sequence encodes these proteins:
- the enpp5 gene encoding ectonucleotide pyrophosphatase/phosphodiesterase family member 5 yields MSIMTPHIRQMCLCYFAITLTLTEAISLQLNQPKVLLVSFDGFRWDYIHRVPMPRFKYVMENGIHVNRVTNIFITKTYPNHYTLVTGLYAENHGIVANKMYDQDLNKTFSMDGMDIFDPVWWDEAYPLWVTNQIQGHKSGAVMWPGTDVQIHGMYPTHYMIYNISVPFEDRVTQLIDWFRGKEPVNFGLLYWEEPDQTGHEFGTDNPFLDKVIADIDLKLGYLVEQLQKAGLWNTINLIVTSDHGMTLCSRDRIIELDLYIDRDLYTWIDFTPVSAILPKEGKYYEIYHALVNAHPNMTVYKKEDIPDHFRYKHNKRIQPIIAVADEGWTINQNKTTGKFNLGDHGYDNTINSMQPLLIAHGPAFKKNFTKEIMDIVDVYPLICHILGIVPMSNNGTLNNVRELLVDGKMIATESSVVDIVSQGEINTRGSYAWLGILLGSVLVVCFLIVFVQQVTKSQMSGLNIHQGEMSQPLLSR; encoded by the exons ATGAGTATCATGACACCTCACATCAGGCAGATGTGTCTTTGCTACTTTGCAATTACCTTGACTCTCACTGAAGCTATATCTCTCCAGCTGAATCAACCAAAAGTGCTGCTGGTATCGTTTGATGGATTTCGATGGGATTACATCCATAGAGTTCCAATGCCACGCTTTAAGTATGTCATGGAAAATGGCATTCATGTAAATCGGGTTACAAATATTTTCATCACAAAAACCTATCCAAACCACTATACCCTTGTTACTGGGTTATACGCAGAGAACCATGGAATTGTAGCAAATAAAATGTATGATCAGGACTTAAATAAAACCTTTTCTATGGATGGAATGGACATATTTGATCCAGTCTGGTGGGATGAGGCCTATCCACTTTGGGTTACAAACCAGATTCAAGGCCATAAGAGTGGGGCTGTAATGTGGCCTGGTACTGATGTTCAAATACACGGGATGTACCCAACTCACTACATGATCTATAATATCTCTGTTCCTTTTGAGGATCGAGTGACCCAGTTGATTGACTGGTTCAGAGGAAAAGAACCTGTTAATTTTGGCCTGTTGTACTGGGAAGAACCTGATCAGACAGGCCATGAGTTTGGGACTGACAACCCTTTCTTGGATAAAGTCATTGCAGATATTGATCTAAAACTTGGCTACCTTGTAGAACAACTTCAGAAAGCTGGACTCTGGAACACGATAAACTTAATAGTCACAAGTGACCATGGGATGACTCTGTGCTCTAGAGACAGGATCATTGAATTAGATCTATACATTGATCGTGATCTGTACACATGGATTGATTTTACACCAGTTTCTGCTATATTGCCCAAAGAAG GTAAATACTATGAGATATATCATGCTTTAGTGAATGCTCACCCCAATATGACTGTGTACAAGAAGGAGGATATTCCAGATCACTTTCGCTACAAGCACAATAAGAGAATCCAACCAATAATAGCTGTGGCAGATGAAGGGTGGACAATTAATCAGAATAAGACAACTGGAAAATTTAATT TGGGTGATCATGGATATGATAACACCATAAACAGTATGCAACCATTACTGATCGCCCATGGTCCTGCTTTCAAGAAGAACTTTACCAAGGAAATCATGGATATTGTTGATGTTTACCCATTAATCTGCCACATTTTGGGAATTGTCCCAATGTCCAATAATGGCACCTTAAACAATGTTCGAGAATTATTAGTTGATGGAAAAATGATCGCAACTGAAAGTTCAGTTGTGGATATTGTATCCCAGGGTGAAATAAACACAAGGGGTTCATATGCTTGGCTCGGAATTCTCCTTGGAAGTGTACTGGTTGTTTGTTTTCTTATAGTATTTGTACAGCAGGTTACAAAAAGCCAGATGTCTGGATTGAATATTCACCAAGGTGAAATGTCTCAACCCTTGCTGTCAAGATGA